Genomic DNA from Streptomyces sp. GS7:
CCGATCACCCAAGGTTCCGACACGTATCTGAGCTGGGTGGCCAAGACCACTGGACCCGATCAAGCGGTCTGAGAAGTCACCCCCTGGCCCTTTCCAGAGCCTCGGCTACCTGCGGCAGATCCCTGTGCAACGCCAGCTGCCGCAGAACGGGGGCAACGCGCTCGCGTGGGCGTACCGATGCCACTCCGGCGGAGAGGTCCAGGACGCGGCTGGTGAGGGTTGCGGCCTGCTCGACCTCTCCGGCGGCAAGATAGGAATCGCCTAGCCACGACAGGTAGAGAGCCTTGTCGCGGGCGTGAGCGTCATCGAACTTGGCAAGCACTTCTTGCACCAGCAGTACCTGGACAAGAACCCCGCCGGGTACTGCGGCATCGGCGGGACGGGCGTCAAGCTGAGTGCCCCGTCGGAGACGAACTGGGGTCGGTCCTGCCCCACGGGGATCGCGCCCGCCCCGGAAGTCACGGAGCAGTAGAACGCTCCAGGCGCCGGTCGGTCTCCACCACGCCCGCCAAGCCGGGACGGGCGCTGGTAGCCGTATTGCCTCTCCCTCACTCGTTCGAGCGGAGGGAGAGCACTCACGCCCGATACGCTGACGCACGGGACCAGAATCGCGCCCATGGGAGCAGCCATGACCACCTCCGCCGCTGGGCAGCCACTCATTCCCCAGCCCCCTGCCACGGTTGCCGCGCTGCGGCAGGCCATCAGTCAGATCGCGCCCGCAGCGCTGCCGGCGTTCACCCGCGAGTTGGACCAAGCGGCCGACCAGTCCCGGCAGGGCTCCGACCTGGCACCGCTCCAGCGGTTCATCGCCCAGTGGGCCGTCTATGTCCACATCCAGCGTCGGCCCGACGCTGCAGCGGACCTCCGCCGGTGGGAGGACACCGCCGCGTCGGGCGACGCGGCTCAGGCACGGCAGGCCGCCTCCGAGATCGGCAGGATCCTGGACGAAGCCCACGCCGCCGTCGGCCTCCCGACCCGGTGAGCGCTGGCTGGCGCTGGGAGTACGATCCCGACCACCGCCATGTATCGGACGGCATCCCCGTTCACGTGGTGGCGGAAGTGGAACGTCTGGCCGGCCAACTCGTCGACCTGGCAAGTACGGGCATCGACGTCAGCGACTTCGGCAACGGTCCCCGACCGGGCGGACTGCGTCGCATGGACGCCGCTGGCGGCTGGTTCTACTTCCTGGTGGCTCCGCGCGACCCGCTGATCATCATCGTCCGTATCGTGCCACCGTTCAACGCTCTGTAGCCATCACACCGAACATCTCTCGTGCCAGGGGCTGCCTGGCACGAGGGCATCGGCGGGACCGGCGTGTCCTGCCCGGTCGGCGTGGCTCCCGCCGAGGGCTGATCTCATAGCGGCTGGTCCCGTACCTGGTTGGGTACACGGTCGGCTGATGCCGATCCGTACCGACGCCCGGCGACGCGGTAGCGCTCGCGCCGGCGGGCGTCGGTATGTCGGGCGCAGCCCTGAGCGTCGTGCTACGGCTCTTCGGCGTCTTCCGCTGTGGTGAGAGTCAGCTGCCGCCACGCGGTGCGCCATGCCAACGCCAGTTCGTCCGGCGGGGGATGTCAGGCATCTCGATGCGTCCGGTAGCCCACAGCAGGGTCGACCACGGAGTACCGGTGATGGGAACGTCAGGGAACAGCCGCAGGAGAACTCGCTCGCTCAGGTCCTGCGGAGGCTCCCACGCGCACTGCAGGCCCTGAGCGATGTCGTGGGTATGGACGAGGGTTTCGACGACGCCCATCGCCGCGAACCCCTCCGGGTCGGATGCGCCGAAGACGTGCGGCGCCAGGACGGTGGGAGGTGCGGCGTCGACGGCGATTGCCAGCAGTCCGCCGCACGCCTTCACGACGGTCAGGAGTCCCTCGGGTCCTGCCTCTTCGTCGCCGAAGATGACGTTGGCCGGACCCTGGGGCCGATCACGAGAGACGCGTAGGGGCACGCGTGGCACGTCCATCGGCTGCGCGAGACCAAACCGCAGTGCGTAGGTGAACAAGTCATCCGCGAGGTGCTCCAGAGTCTCCCGGCATGTCCACTCCAGGCAGCCGGCCCGTCCATTCCAATGGGCCGCGGGGAGGCCGGTGAGGGCCTCGACACAGTGGGCCACGGCTTGCCGCACGTGACTCCCGCTCACCAGTGGCTGCGGTTCTACGGACTGTGGCATGCGGGAAGCCTACAAGGGCGTGCCGACGGCTGACTTCACGCTACTTCGCGCCCCTGCCCGCGACATGCGGGAGTCGGCGGCCATGACCGATTGAGGGCCCCGTTCGACGGGTTCGGCGGCGACAGCCCGGAGCCGGGCCCGTCGACGTTTCTCC
This window encodes:
- a CDS encoding DUF6247 family protein, yielding MTTSAAGQPLIPQPPATVAALRQAISQIAPAALPAFTRELDQAADQSRQGSDLAPLQRFIAQWAVYVHIQRRPDAAADLRRWEDTAASGDAAQARQAASEIGRILDEAHAAVGLPTR
- a CDS encoding maleylpyruvate isomerase N-terminal domain-containing protein, giving the protein MPQSVEPQPLVSGSHVRQAVAHCVEALTGLPAAHWNGRAGCLEWTCRETLEHLADDLFTYALRFGLAQPMDVPRVPLRVSRDRPQGPANVIFGDEEAGPEGLLTVVKACGGLLAIAVDAAPPTVLAPHVFGASDPEGFAAMGVVETLVHTHDIAQGLQCAWEPPQDLSERVLLRLFPDVPITGTPWSTLLWATGRIEMPDIPRRTNWRWHGAPRGGS